A DNA window from Deltaproteobacteria bacterium contains the following coding sequences:
- a CDS encoding pilus assembly protein PilC translates to MPVFVWKGTASNGEIQKGEIEAQDEQAARRLLRHQRISPSNIKIKSKDLSEYIGFLKKKVPPKDIVVFTRQLSTMIDTGLPLVQGLGILASQQENKTFKKILQDVKTDIESGFTFADALKKHPKQFDRLFCNMIAAGEMGGILDDVLQRLANYMEKALRLKRKVKGALTYPIIVLSISVLVLGIILIFVIPVFEQMFADFGKALPVPTQMVVNLSNFVKSYFLVMIGSIAGMVFLLRKYYGTEKGRRVIDGLLLKSPVFGPLLIKVAVAKLTRTLGTLIDSGVPILETLNVAAGTAGNKIVEEAINNVHSSISEGRTIAQPLGESGIFPAMVVQMISVGETTGALDQMLNKIADFYDEEVETAVDALTSMIEPFMIVFLGGTVGSIIIAMYLPIFKLAGAISGG, encoded by the coding sequence ATGCCAGTCTTTGTATGGAAAGGCACTGCCAGCAACGGCGAAATACAAAAGGGCGAGATAGAGGCCCAGGACGAACAGGCAGCACGCCGTTTACTCCGACATCAACGGATATCTCCCTCTAATATCAAGATCAAGTCCAAAGATCTGTCTGAATACATAGGATTTCTTAAAAAAAAGGTGCCGCCGAAGGACATCGTTGTCTTTACCAGGCAGCTATCCACAATGATAGATACCGGCCTTCCGCTTGTTCAGGGGCTGGGAATCCTCGCCAGCCAGCAAGAAAACAAGACCTTTAAAAAAATCCTTCAGGACGTAAAGACTGATATTGAAAGCGGCTTCACTTTTGCCGATGCCCTAAAGAAACACCCGAAGCAGTTCGATCGTCTCTTCTGCAATATGATTGCAGCAGGAGAAATGGGTGGAATATTGGATGATGTCTTACAACGTCTTGCCAACTATATGGAAAAGGCACTGCGACTTAAAAGAAAGGTCAAGGGTGCACTGACTTATCCCATCATAGTTCTTTCCATATCCGTCCTGGTACTTGGAATAATCCTTATCTTCGTAATACCTGTGTTTGAGCAAATGTTTGCCGACTTTGGCAAGGCCTTGCCGGTTCCCACCCAGATGGTGGTCAACCTGAGTAACTTTGTAAAATCCTATTTTCTGGTCATGATAGGCTCCATTGCAGGTATGGTATTTCTGTTAAGGAAATACTACGGCACGGAAAAAGGCCGTCGCGTTATAGACGGGCTTTTACTCAAATCTCCTGTATTCGGGCCGCTGTTAATAAAAGTGGCAGTGGCGAAACTTACCAGGACCTTAGGTACTTTGATAGACAGCGGTGTACCCATACTTGAGACATTAAATGTCGCTGCCGGGACAGCCGGCAACAAGATAGTGGAAGAGGCCATAAACAATGTGCACTCCAGCATCAGTGAGGGACGAACAATAGCGCAACCGCTTGGTGAAAGCGGGATCTTTCCCGCCATGGTGGTGCAGATGATATCAGTGGGTGAAACTACAGGGGCATTGGACCAGATGCTGAACAAGATAGCGGATTTCTATGACGAAGAAGTAGAAACGGCAGTCGATGCCTTGACCAGCATGATCGAGCCTTTCATGATAGTTTTTCTTGGTGGTACCGTAGGTTCCATAATCATTGCCATGTACCTCCCCATCTTCAAGTTGGCTGGGGCAATATCAGGAGGTTAG
- a CDS encoding preprotein translocase subunit TatC, producing the protein MAIGDSVKPDETIDLKGLSCPMPQLKIKKQLKSMKPGQILLGIGSDPGTKNDLPVMCKKDGHEYLGCDDAADGSFHFYVKKGG; encoded by the coding sequence ATGGCAATAGGTGATAGTGTAAAGCCTGATGAGACAATAGATTTAAAGGGTTTAAGTTGTCCTATGCCTCAGCTGAAGATTAAAAAACAGCTGAAAAGTATGAAACCAGGTCAAATATTATTGGGTATCGGTTCTGATCCAGGGACAAAAAACGATTTGCCTGTAATGTGTAAAAAAGACGGGCATGAATATTTGGGTTGTGACGATGCAGCAGATGGTTCATTCCACTTCTATGTGAAAAAAGGAGGTTAG
- the cobM gene encoding precorrin-4 C(11)-methyltransferase: MINPTTTRRKTEAMPVAFVGAGTGDPSLITLKGHQLLQEADIVIYAGSMVPADLIAHLSAEIHNSAGMTLEEVISIMVQAAKSGRRVVRLHTGDPAIFSAVQEQMECLRKENIPYEVVPGVTAGFAAAAVLGRELTVPGITQTVIFSRIGGRTPVPPSEELSRLAKIRATLVLYLSVSHIRLVQEALLAGGYPADTPVFVIEKVGWPTQRIIRGELENIAIKVERAGISRTAVILAGKVLAGPGYLDGRRSFLYDPGFSHGYRKGLMSHSRNAASSDIPLNCRSLAGNEAIPQRIIFAYITPGGRALARRLSESLCRQDVLIYSYSELIRNQLIKEFWQRGTGFVFIMAAGIVIRAIAPLLINKLDDPAVIVMDEAGHHAISLLSGHLGGANELARILALGAGGRAVITTASDALGLVALDMWARIQDLVPDNPAALKKASAALIASGRLKTYTDCRVCSLPAGLNEVCDPGDAHLIISPYLIPGAKPVLHLYPRIFALGIGCKRDISPQTLERAAEEFLKRHKVSNKALFTLASIETKKDEACLSALAQKWELDIRFFTADQLNTIPVKEPSHYAMEAVGAYGVAEPSAILATGNGRLRFQKEKIGGITLALGERAFALTEDRVF, from the coding sequence GTGATAAATCCGACAACAACGAGACGCAAAACCGAGGCCATGCCGGTGGCTTTTGTCGGAGCAGGCACTGGAGATCCTTCCCTGATCACACTGAAAGGTCATCAGCTTCTCCAGGAGGCAGACATAGTCATCTACGCTGGTTCCATGGTACCGGCGGACCTGATCGCCCATCTCTCCGCAGAGATACACAACTCTGCCGGAATGACCCTGGAGGAAGTCATTTCCATCATGGTCCAGGCGGCAAAATCAGGCAGACGGGTCGTTCGACTCCACACCGGGGACCCGGCTATTTTCAGCGCTGTCCAGGAACAAATGGAATGCCTGCGGAAAGAAAATATACCTTATGAAGTTGTCCCTGGCGTCACGGCCGGATTTGCCGCTGCCGCTGTCCTGGGCCGGGAGCTGACCGTTCCCGGAATTACGCAGACTGTCATATTTTCCAGGATAGGCGGCCGGACTCCCGTGCCTCCATCCGAGGAATTGTCGCGCCTTGCCAAGATCCGGGCCACACTGGTCCTTTATCTGAGCGTGAGCCATATAAGGCTGGTTCAGGAGGCCCTGCTGGCAGGCGGATATCCAGCGGACACACCTGTGTTTGTAATAGAAAAGGTAGGTTGGCCGACTCAACGTATTATACGTGGAGAGCTTGAAAATATCGCGATAAAAGTTGAGCGGGCTGGCATTTCAAGAACTGCCGTAATATTGGCGGGAAAGGTCCTGGCCGGACCTGGATACCTGGATGGAAGGCGCTCCTTTCTCTATGATCCCGGGTTCTCCCACGGGTACAGAAAGGGCCTTATGAGCCATTCAAGGAATGCCGCCTCCTCCGACATTCCTCTTAATTGCCGCTCCCTTGCGGGCAATGAGGCAATTCCTCAAAGGATAATCTTTGCATATATAACCCCCGGCGGCAGGGCCTTGGCCCGGCGGCTTTCTGAATCGCTTTGCAGGCAAGATGTATTGATCTATTCCTACAGCGAACTGATTAGGAACCAGCTTATAAAGGAGTTTTGGCAGAGAGGCACGGGTTTTGTCTTTATAATGGCAGCGGGAATAGTGATCAGGGCCATAGCTCCATTGCTCATAAACAAACTGGATGATCCTGCGGTTATCGTAATGGATGAGGCAGGACATCACGCAATAAGTCTCTTGTCCGGTCACCTTGGAGGCGCCAATGAACTGGCAAGGATACTGGCACTCGGGGCAGGAGGGCGGGCGGTTATTACCACGGCATCCGATGCGCTGGGCCTGGTGGCACTCGATATGTGGGCCCGGATTCAGGATCTGGTCCCTGACAACCCTGCTGCCCTGAAAAAGGCGTCTGCCGCCCTGATAGCCTCCGGAAGACTCAAGACATATACTGACTGCCGGGTATGCTCTCTACCTGCGGGTCTCAATGAGGTCTGCGATCCCGGCGATGCCCATTTGATCATCTCTCCCTACCTAATTCCGGGAGCCAAACCGGTTCTTCACCTGTATCCCAGGATATTCGCCCTGGGAATAGGCTGTAAGCGTGACATCTCGCCTCAGACCCTGGAAAGGGCAGCAGAGGAATTTCTTAAAAGGCATAAAGTCTCCAATAAGGCCCTTTTTACCCTGGCCAGCATTGAGACCAAGAAGGATGAGGCGTGTCTGTCGGCCCTTGCACAGAAGTGGGAACTTGATATCCGGTTTTTCACGGCAGACCAGCTAAATACCATACCGGTAAAAGAACCCTCTCATTATGCCATGGAAGCTGTAGGTGCATATGGTGTGGCAGAACCCTCGGCCATACTGGCAACTGGTAATGGAAGGCTCCGCTTCCAAAAAGAAAAGATCGGCGGTATCACGCTGGCCCTTGGAGAAAGGGCCTTTGCCCTGACAGAAGATCGGGTCTTCTAA
- a CDS encoding chorismate synthase, whose protein sequence is MPGNTFGQYFRITTWGESHGPALGVVIDGCPPRLVLNEAIIQETLDKRRPGKGGVAESPRNEPDHVEILSGVFEGQTTGTPILLIIRNRDVRSQAYDRLRDIFRPGHGDYTYWKKYGIRDHRGGGRASGRETAARVAAAAVAQVFLDTVGINVIAYTIALGGIKARKHDIDLVNQNRLFCPDLEAAERMEKRIAEIRSKGDSVGGIVEVLATGVPPGLGEPVFDKLDADLAKGLMSIGAVKGVEIGAGFRAAELLGSENNDPIVPGDFLSNNSGGILAGISNGDDLIVRAAVKPIPSVSKEQDTITVSGKPAKLKVGGRHDASAIPRIVPVCEAMVRLVLADHILRARALSPGLLS, encoded by the coding sequence GTGCCGGGAAATACCTTTGGACAGTACTTCCGCATAACCACCTGGGGAGAGTCTCATGGTCCTGCCCTGGGTGTAGTTATAGACGGGTGTCCACCACGTCTTGTCCTGAACGAGGCAATCATTCAAGAGACATTGGATAAAAGGCGCCCTGGTAAAGGGGGGGTTGCGGAAAGTCCGAGAAATGAACCTGATCATGTAGAAATCCTCTCAGGTGTCTTTGAAGGGCAGACCACGGGTACCCCCATATTACTGATCATCAGGAACCGGGATGTCAGGAGCCAGGCATATGACCGGCTCAGAGACATATTCAGACCAGGTCACGGTGACTACACCTACTGGAAAAAATATGGAATTCGTGATCACAGGGGAGGAGGCAGGGCCTCTGGAAGAGAAACTGCGGCAAGAGTGGCTGCGGCCGCGGTAGCACAGGTGTTCCTGGACACAGTGGGCATAAATGTTATCGCCTATACAATTGCTCTGGGCGGGATAAAGGCACGAAAACATGATATTGATTTGGTCAATCAAAACAGACTATTCTGCCCGGACCTTGAAGCAGCGGAAAGAATGGAGAAACGAATAGCGGAAATAAGATCCAAAGGTGACTCGGTTGGTGGAATTGTAGAAGTGTTGGCAACAGGAGTGCCTCCTGGCCTTGGAGAGCCGGTTTTTGACAAACTTGACGCCGATCTGGCCAAGGGACTTATGTCTATAGGTGCAGTAAAGGGCGTAGAGATCGGAGCAGGCTTCCGGGCTGCGGAGTTATTGGGATCGGAGAACAACGACCCCATAGTCCCGGGAGATTTTTTGAGTAATAACTCCGGAGGCATACTGGCTGGCATCTCAAATGGTGATGACCTGATTGTAAGGGCTGCTGTAAAGCCGATTCCATCTGTATCTAAAGAACAGGATACCATAACAGTATCTGGGAAACCTGCCAAACTCAAGGTAGGGGGGCGACATGATGCCTCAGCCATTCCCCGCATAGTGCCTGTGTGCGAGGCTATGGTACGTCTGGTGCTCGCTGATCACATACTCAGGGCAAGGGCCCTTTCACCTGGTCTCTTATCCTGA
- a CDS encoding inositol-3-phosphate synthase — MIKIAIVGIGNCASSLIQGIHYYRGKNAEDVIGLMHWEIDGYRPGDIEVVAAYDVDKRKVGKDVHEAVFAEPNCTKAIYPDLPRSGVTVRMGRILDGVAGHMKNYDDKFTFVLADRPETTEEEVVKVLKESGAEILLNYLPVGSEEATRFYAECALEAGIAFINNIPVFIASDPEWAKRFEEKNIPVIGDDIKSQMGATIVHRVLTDLFKKRGVKLERTYQLNTGGNTDFLNMLSRDRLISKKVSKTEAVQAVTAKRLNDENIHIGPSDYVAWQKDNKICFIRMEGKLFGDVPMNLELRLSVEDSPNSAGVAIDAIRCTKLALQRGQGGALYAPAAYFCKHPPRQFTDSEAFQMIEQFVRGE, encoded by the coding sequence GTGATCAAAATAGCTATTGTTGGAATTGGCAACTGTGCAAGTTCCCTGATCCAGGGAATTCACTATTATCGGGGCAAAAACGCAGAAGATGTTATAGGCCTGATGCATTGGGAAATTGATGGATACAGGCCCGGAGACATAGAGGTCGTCGCGGCTTACGACGTCGACAAGCGAAAAGTTGGAAAGGATGTGCATGAAGCTGTCTTTGCCGAACCTAACTGTACAAAGGCCATCTATCCGGATCTCCCTCGATCAGGAGTTACAGTCCGGATGGGCAGGATTCTGGACGGTGTCGCAGGCCACATGAAGAATTATGACGATAAATTTACTTTTGTCCTGGCCGACAGACCCGAAACAACTGAAGAAGAAGTCGTCAAGGTGCTCAAGGAGTCCGGCGCCGAAATCCTCCTGAACTATCTTCCTGTGGGCTCTGAAGAGGCCACGCGGTTTTACGCCGAATGTGCACTGGAAGCAGGGATTGCTTTTATAAACAATATCCCGGTTTTTATCGCAAGTGATCCGGAGTGGGCGAAACGCTTCGAGGAAAAAAATATCCCTGTCATCGGTGACGATATCAAATCCCAGATGGGTGCCACCATAGTTCACCGCGTGCTGACCGACCTGTTCAAAAAGCGCGGCGTCAAGCTGGAACGTACATACCAGCTCAATACCGGCGGCAACACCGATTTCCTCAATATGCTCAGCCGCGACCGCTTGATCTCGAAGAAAGTATCCAAGACAGAGGCTGTTCAGGCAGTGACCGCAAAGCGCCTTAATGATGAAAACATCCATATCGGCCCCAGTGATTATGTGGCCTGGCAGAAAGACAACAAGATCTGTTTCATTCGCATGGAAGGCAAGCTCTTTGGTGATGTACCCATGAACCTGGAACTTCGTCTCTCAGTAGAGGATTCACCCAACTCTGCCGGCGTGGCCATTGACGCCATCCGCTGTACAAAACTGGCTTTACAGAGAGGCCAGGGCGGAGCTCTTTATGCGCCTGCGGCCTATTTCTGTAAACATCCCCCTCGCCAGTTCACCGACAGCGAGGCATTTCAGATGATAGAACAATTTGTCAGAGGTGAGTAA
- a CDS encoding NAD(+) kinase: MLKHISLIIRHETELPKRIGEAVQELFRKYGVSVTEGQISPQTEAIVVLGGDGTLLHVAGKAYRLGIPLLGINLGGLGFLTEIHMDEMEQALDSLISGTLEMDRRAILSVMVKVPDSKSSTYYALNEAVISKGPLGKIITLSTWADTSFLTTYRGDGLIVSTATGSTAYNLSAGGPILHPGIKGFILTPICPFALNARPLILPSHMKVAIQIKNASEKINLIVDGRAGQELSEGDWVEVQKAKGYLKLIRSPLRDYFTILREKLGWAKGVWI; encoded by the coding sequence ATGCTCAAACACATCAGCCTCATTATCAGACACGAGACCGAACTCCCAAAGAGGATCGGAGAGGCCGTGCAGGAGCTTTTCCGTAAGTATGGGGTCTCTGTCACTGAAGGACAGATAAGTCCCCAAACCGAGGCTATAGTGGTGCTGGGTGGAGACGGCACCCTGCTGCATGTGGCCGGAAAGGCTTATCGATTAGGAATTCCCCTGCTGGGCATAAACCTGGGCGGTTTGGGATTCCTTACCGAGATCCACATGGACGAGATGGAACAGGCCCTTGATTCCCTGATATCAGGAACTCTCGAGATGGACCGGCGGGCGATACTCTCGGTCATGGTAAAAGTGCCTGATAGTAAAAGCTCAACTTATTATGCACTCAATGAAGCAGTGATCAGCAAAGGTCCTCTGGGTAAAATCATTACACTTTCTACCTGGGCCGACACCTCATTCCTTACCACATACCGTGGTGATGGTCTGATCGTCTCCACCGCAACCGGATCGACTGCATATAACCTCTCTGCCGGCGGCCCTATTTTACATCCAGGCATCAAGGGCTTTATATTGACTCCAATATGTCCCTTCGCCCTGAATGCGCGTCCCCTTATACTGCCAAGCCATATGAAAGTGGCTATACAGATCAAAAATGCCTCGGAAAAGATCAACTTGATAGTGGACGGCCGGGCAGGCCAGGAACTGAGTGAAGGAGATTGGGTTGAGGTGCAAAAGGCCAAGGGATACCTGAAACTTATAAGGTCCCCGCTCAGGGACTACTTCACAATTCTAAGGGAAAAGCTTGGATGGGCAAAGGGTGTATGGATATAG
- a CDS encoding insulinase family protein: MPLTSKIITLCLLITFSILLIMPFGSFARELIPGLYKTRLSNGLTAIVKENHRAPVVAVQVWVRAGSVYETEKERGISHLIEHMIFKGTEKRGPGEVAREIESVGGSINAYTSLDYTVYHCLVPKQFLDNALDVLSDAVFHSSFDPEELEREKKVVLEEIKMREDRPKTRLSRLLMETAYKEHPYGLPVIGYPETVKSFGRKDILAYMERRYRPSQIAVVVVGDVKSSQALAGIQNYFGSVTKKGAQEFTYPSEPRQDAPRIAMEAMEIQEGYLALAFSGLPDFNDPDAPVLDVLAALLGKGESSRLTSSLRNRLQMVHNIDAAAFTPAGPGIFEITASLDPEKTREALSQIFHEIFRLQNEEIIEKELERAKVQVETEFVYSQETMEGEAEKLGIFETLSKDPHAEKLYLEKVREVTALDVQRVAGQIFRQENVSVVMIMPEDRLPEITNEELAVMIKEAELLAGGIEEYDAGALTCHIKRFSLSNGLTVLVKEVPGVPTVSLALVFPGGVRYESEKTNGLFNFLARAWTKGTRTRSAQDIAELIEGLGGSISGFSGQNTLGLQGRFLSQNLDKGLALFTEILLAPTFPSEEIKKLRPLILAELKRQDDYLPGVAVREFRRLLFSPHPYGMNPLGKASVIKAVSSENLLETYRNFVIPDRGVLSIVGDIRAEEIISSIKTKLGAWSVESEISLPAPPEPDPLIAPRILTLKREKQQAHIVLGFPGTTFSDPERYALETMNAVLSGQGGRLFIDLRDKEGLAYSVTSFLGLGLDYGSFAFYIACAPEKKDRAIKGLWQEIYRIIRGPVSDDEIERAKKWLIGTHETGLQTNRAQAMDMALNELYGLGYSFASEYVRKIDGVTAEQVLSAAKKIIDSEEYVLVRVGP, from the coding sequence ATGCCCTTAACCAGTAAAATTATTACTCTGTGTCTGCTGATCACCTTTTCAATTCTCCTCATCATGCCCTTCGGCTCTTTTGCAAGGGAACTTATTCCAGGGCTTTACAAGACCAGGCTTTCTAACGGACTTACTGCCATAGTGAAAGAAAACCACCGTGCACCCGTGGTAGCCGTACAGGTATGGGTCCGGGCAGGCAGTGTATACGAAACGGAAAAGGAGAGAGGTATTAGCCACTTGATCGAGCACATGATCTTCAAGGGTACTGAAAAAAGAGGGCCTGGAGAAGTGGCAAGGGAAATAGAATCTGTCGGAGGGTCCATTAATGCCTATACATCTCTTGATTACACGGTCTACCACTGCCTGGTCCCGAAACAGTTCCTGGACAATGCCCTGGATGTACTTTCCGATGCGGTATTCCACTCATCATTTGATCCAGAGGAGTTAGAGCGAGAGAAAAAAGTGGTGCTTGAAGAAATAAAGATGAGAGAAGACAGGCCTAAGACAAGACTTTCCAGATTATTAATGGAGACGGCGTATAAGGAGCATCCATATGGACTCCCTGTAATCGGCTATCCAGAGACGGTCAAGTCTTTTGGACGCAAAGATATACTGGCCTATATGGAAAGGAGGTACAGACCTTCACAAATAGCCGTTGTTGTTGTCGGAGACGTCAAGTCATCTCAGGCCCTGGCCGGTATCCAGAACTACTTCGGATCAGTAACCAAAAAGGGGGCTCAGGAATTCACCTATCCATCAGAGCCACGGCAGGACGCCCCAAGGATCGCCATGGAGGCAATGGAAATCCAGGAAGGCTACCTGGCTCTCGCGTTTTCAGGGTTGCCCGACTTCAATGACCCGGATGCACCTGTCCTGGACGTCCTGGCCGCCCTGCTCGGAAAAGGGGAGAGTTCACGTCTCACCTCGTCTCTACGAAATCGTTTGCAGATGGTCCATAACATTGATGCGGCAGCATTTACGCCGGCAGGACCGGGGATCTTCGAGATCACCGCCTCTCTGGACCCGGAAAAGACCCGGGAGGCATTGTCGCAGATCTTCCATGAAATCTTCCGCCTGCAGAATGAAGAAATCATTGAGAAAGAACTGGAACGTGCAAAAGTCCAGGTAGAGACGGAATTTGTCTACAGCCAGGAGACAATGGAAGGGGAAGCCGAAAAACTTGGTATCTTTGAGACCCTCTCAAAGGACCCGCATGCCGAAAAACTCTATCTTGAGAAAGTCAGGGAGGTGACTGCCCTGGATGTCCAGCGGGTTGCCGGGCAGATCTTCAGGCAGGAAAACGTCAGTGTGGTCATGATAATGCCTGAGGACCGCCTGCCTGAAATCACGAACGAGGAACTGGCCGTAATGATCAAGGAGGCAGAACTCCTGGCCGGAGGAATAGAGGAATATGATGCCGGCGCTCTTACCTGCCATATCAAGAGATTCAGCCTTTCCAACGGTCTCACGGTTCTTGTTAAGGAGGTCCCTGGAGTACCTACTGTCAGCTTGGCACTGGTGTTTCCAGGAGGAGTGAGATACGAAAGCGAGAAGACCAACGGTCTTTTCAACTTCCTTGCAAGGGCCTGGACAAAAGGCACCAGGACCAGAAGCGCCCAGGATATTGCCGAACTGATAGAAGGCCTGGGGGGCAGTATCAGCGGTTTCTCAGGCCAGAATACCCTTGGACTTCAAGGCCGTTTTTTGAGTCAAAACCTGGATAAGGGCCTTGCCCTCTTCACTGAGATCCTGCTCGCTCCCACTTTTCCGTCTGAAGAGATAAAAAAGCTCCGTCCATTGATACTGGCAGAGCTGAAACGTCAGGATGATTATCTGCCTGGAGTCGCGGTAAGAGAATTCCGCCGTCTGCTTTTCTCGCCCCATCCATATGGCATGAACCCGTTGGGCAAGGCCTCTGTTATCAAGGCTGTCAGTTCAGAAAATCTGCTTGAGACTTATCGGAATTTTGTAATACCTGACAGGGGAGTGCTCTCCATAGTTGGAGATATTCGTGCTGAAGAAATCATCTCGAGCATTAAGACCAAGCTTGGTGCCTGGTCGGTGGAATCGGAGATATCACTTCCCGCACCTCCTGAGCCGGATCCTCTGATCGCACCCAGAATTCTGACCCTGAAAAGGGAAAAACAACAAGCACACATTGTACTTGGTTTCCCAGGGACTACTTTCAGTGACCCTGAACGCTATGCCCTTGAGACCATGAATGCAGTACTTTCAGGCCAGGGTGGCCGCCTGTTCATTGATCTCAGGGACAAGGAGGGCTTGGCGTATTCCGTGACATCATTCCTGGGACTTGGTCTGGACTATGGATCCTTTGCCTTTTATATCGCCTGTGCACCTGAAAAGAAAGACAGGGCCATAAAGGGCCTTTGGCAGGAGATCTACAGGATAATACGGGGGCCTGTAAGTGATGACGAAATTGAAAGGGCAAAGAAGTGGCTTATCGGAACCCATGAAACAGGCCTTCAAACCAACAGGGCCCAGGCCATGGACATGGCTTTGAATGAACTCTATGGTCTTGGATACAGCTTCGCATCGGAATATGTTCGTAAAATAGATGGGGTAACCGCGGAACAAGTACTTTCTGCGGCTAAAAAGATTATTGATTCGGAAGAATACGTACTCGTAAGAGTAGGACCGTAA
- the cysC gene encoding adenylyl-sulfate kinase: MKYSVAKKNNITWFEGYISRENREELHGHKGAVIWFTGLSASGKSTIAHHLERMLFDIDCSTYVFDGDNVRHGLCSDLGFSEEHRTENIRRIGEMVKLFIDAGIIAITAFISPFRKDREKVRDLVGREKFIEVYVKCPLHVCATRDLKGIYKKAKQGIIQNFTGISAPYEPPENPDLVIQSDEIEATIAANQVVDLIRRYKII; the protein is encoded by the coding sequence ATGAAATACTCGGTAGCAAAAAAGAACAACATTACCTGGTTCGAAGGCTATATCTCGCGTGAGAATCGCGAGGAGCTCCATGGCCACAAGGGCGCTGTTATATGGTTCACAGGCCTTTCAGCCTCAGGAAAATCCACTATCGCACACCATTTAGAAAGAATGCTATTCGACATAGATTGTTCTACCTATGTCTTCGACGGGGACAATGTGCGGCATGGTCTCTGTAGTGACCTCGGCTTTTCAGAAGAGCACCGCACTGAGAATATCCGCCGCATTGGTGAGATGGTGAAACTCTTTATAGATGCCGGGATCATCGCTATTACCGCCTTCATTTCCCCTTTCAGGAAGGACAGGGAGAAGGTCCGTGATTTAGTGGGAAGAGAGAAATTTATCGAGGTCTATGTCAAATGTCCGCTCCATGTCTGTGCCACGCGGGATCTCAAGGGCATTTATAAAAAGGCAAAGCAAGGAATCATCCAGAACTTTACAGGCATTTCCGCTCCGTATGAGCCGCCTGAAAATCCGGATCTGGTAATCCAGTCCGACGAAATAGAAGCAACAATCGCTGCAAACCAGGTTGTCGATTTAATAAGACGTTACAAGATAATCTAA